GCGACCTCCTTCATGGCGTCTCTAGTGATTATGGTATTACTTCTGATCAGGTGAGTATGCAGGATATTGTATTTTTATTAACTAAATAGAAGATCTATTACTACTTCAAGTTAAACAAGGATGACGTTCAGACCAAGAAAAATAGCACAAAACAAACTGTCCTGTCAAAACATCATCTCTTAATATTGCTGACCGAATGTACGAATATATGGCGCACAAGCTCTTAAAAACCTCATCTCCACAGAATAAAGATCGTCCCATGTGTATAGGCCACCCACATTGTTAGGAGAAAACAAATCTAGAATAATCCTTAATATTGCATCAATAAGCTTAGAAAATGTAGATTGTGCATAGCGGGATGAGAGATATACCAATGGGAAGGGAGAAAAAGAGGAGCTCCTTCCTGTCACAAATATAAGCAGTTTAGTATATTGTCACAAACTCGCAGTTTATAAAGTGAGACTTTGACAGCCAATttctataaaaatatttttaaatatatatttatattagaGATAATTTTCTAATTGCATCAACCGTATTGTAAAACTATTCAGATTTTTAGCTATTGATGGTCAGAGTTAAAAAATAAGTAACTTAGGACAAATCTAATATTTTCATTTGTGATCAAAGGGAGTACTTAATTTGCTGTGGAGATGGAACACATTTCAGGTTAAAGAAGGCATCTGTGATGGCTAATGAGCCACAACAtgccaactgtagcttttaatGAGACAAGTAAAACCCGTGTTTctaattaaaaaaaagtaaagcgCATCTATCCACTATATTTTGTATTAgtatattatttatttatttatttacctAATTTCAACTTTCAAGTAGTCACGCCCTCGGccaaggaaggaaaaaaaatagaaaacggTAAGTGAATGTTTTGGGGACTTTGAATTTCTGCAtttccatttttgaactttgctgGTTTATATTTGAATTGGGCATTTACTTTTTTTCAGTTTCGGAATTTCAACTTCCTTTTCACGAATTGGACTttcatttgggatgttgaatgaGAAATTGAGAATCTTTCATGGCAAAGTAAAACCCTTGTCACCGTGTTTGTTTTAGTTCTCCGCTGAGTCCCTACTCCCTAACCCTTGATGGTTTTGCTTCTCCACGCTGATCGCTTGCTTCTGTTTTCCAGGTTGGCATTGAACactcatttcttttttcatgatCGTCCGTGTCATTTTATCCATCGTTGTTGCGAATTAGCTATGCACATCGCATGCGATCATTATCAACTACATTGCAGCATTTTTTAAAGATTTTCATCTCAAAAGTACCAATTGCAAATCAAGCTGCTATTTTGGATAGCTTTGGGGGCAGCGGGATGGGCCGGCACCCGGCAGGCCGGCAGCGCTGCGACCATGCGCTGGCCCGGTTGCTAGCCCAAGTAGAGTGCCTAAGCAACGATGGATGATTCGAGCCCAAGTAGAGTGCCGCAACGGAACGGAAACGCCGCGTAACGAATTGTGCCGCAACGGAACCGCCTCCCacttgaaaagaaaagggacgGGAACGGAGAGACACACCGTCCAACCTGCTCGCCGCACCACCAcgacgccaccgccaccgccaccgccaccgccaccgcctcctcgggTTCCCGCGATTGGGAGGGAATACCTCCGCCATGCCGGGCCTCATCCTGGACCTGGACCCGGAGGCCACCGCCAGGCCTCTCGCCCGCTCcgcttcctccaccgcccccgcggcctcgaagcagccgccgccccgcgcaccTCGCTCGGCCGGGTGGCAGCCGACGATCGACGAGGACCCCGGAGAGTTGGCGGCGGCGAACCGCGCTTCCCCCTCGCCGTGCGCAGCGCCTGCGCCGCGCGCGCTGGCTCGGCCGACGCCCACCGCTTCGACGCTCCATCGCGTCACGGGTGGggcaccgctgccgccaccgacgACGCCTCGCTCCGACGGGAGGCAGCTGCCTCATCAGGAGGTCACTGAGGACGCCACGAAGCAGGCGGCCCCCTCTCCCTGCCCCGCGCCTTCGTCACGCCTACCGTTCGGGTTTGCCTGTCCGCGGCAGTATGCGACGACTCCGACTTACTATGCGCCCGTCGCTCCCGCGCTGCTCTACGCATCTCGTGCATCATTGCTGTTCCCGAGGCCGTATGTACCAGCGTCTATGTTGCCTACGATGCCCGGAatgcagccgcagcagcagacgcgcgcggcggcgaaggcggtgCTGGCGCAGACTCAGCGACAGTTGCCGTGCACGAAGGAGGGGGATCGTGCGGCTGTGGGGCACAAGAAGGGGGAGGTGCTGCTTCACAACTCCAAGGAGCGTCCTCCCCGAATCAGGTTGGGCTTGCTCCACACCCTTGCTCTTCAATTGGGGAATCGGGGAGAGAGAGACCGTAGAGTAGCATTTGCCTCCCGCATTATGGAGTCCGcgctgggattttttttttgaaggaacaggAGGGGGAGTTGAGATATAAATTGCCTGTTCTTGACTTGTTTAAGGTGAATGGAGGACCCGTTGTGCTGTTGAGATATAAATtgcctgttctttttttttcttggatcaCATTGTGTTGGTATCTTAGCTGCAATTGCCATTAAGAAGGGGGGAGAATCAGCTTCTCATCTCCAAGCAGTGTTCTCTACATATTGAGTAGGTGTTTTGCTCTGCAATTTTGCTTTTCTAATTGGGGAATTGGGACAAGTGGCTACTGTTTCCTGAGTTTCTGTTTCAGGGTGGAATTTAGGTTAGTAAGGTTGTGTTCTTGCCTTTGTTAAGTTGAATATGAAGGACACATTGTGCCGTTGAGACCTGAATCCCCGATATTTTTGCTCACATTGCATTGGTCATGTTGTTTGGAGGCACTTCGATTCTTATTTTTGTGTGTCATAGGGGCAGAATTTCACAAAAATACCATTCAATACGATTGTTATTAAATTAGTGGAAATCATCAAATATCCGGTAGTGAGCTTTGGGTGCCAATTGTTTAGGTTTTTCCCCTAGCATTCTAGCAACATACGGTATAGGGTTGTGACCGGATTTGAGGATCAACCTTGATGGAGTTTTTTTGGGTTAGGATTGCTGCATAATTTGAAGTTTTTGTGCTGATTGTTCTTTACCTGCCCATGTGTGATTTTAGGGATCGACATGCTCAAAATCCAAGGAAGCCTATGGCAGGATGGCACATATCCAATCCTACTGAGCATGATATCACTGAATCCCTTGCTGCATTTTCCACTACGAAGTCTGACGAGTTGGATGTCATACGAGATGTGCTCATGGTCCTCCCAAAGGCCCCTAGATCAATCCTTGACAACAATCATCAGAACCTAGGTGGAGGTGACCCTGGTGGTGATGGGACCAACACCAGCACATTGATTCACACCCAAAGAGGAAGCACAGGATCCATTGCATCTGAGGTGACCACACATGATATTAGTATTGAGCTTGCAAGATTTGGCTTCATCAGATCGTTCCAGTTGAAAACAATATGGGAAAAGGATCCCCTCATTCTCTATGATGCTGCCATTGTATGTGCTGCTAAGGCCATTAGAGTCAAAGTGGATATGATGAAGATGATTACATCTATTCTACAAAACCATCCAGGGCCTGTGAAGTACTTTCGCatcgattcatctcaaattGAAAATGGAAGGGATCAACTGGAAGAATGGTTTAATCTATTGAGAAAGAAGGAAGTTGAGGAAGTAGTGATTGTGAACTGTAG
This portion of the Setaria viridis chromosome 7, Setaria_viridis_v4.0, whole genome shotgun sequence genome encodes:
- the LOC117865894 gene encoding uncharacterized protein isoform X1 — its product is MPGLILDLDPEATARPLARSASSTAPAASKQPPPRAPRSAGWQPTIDEDPGELAAANRASPSPCAAPAPRALARPTPTASTLHRVTGGAPLPPPTTPRSDGRQLPHQEVTEDATKQAAPSPCPAPSSRLPFGFACPRQYATTPTYYAPVAPALLYASRASLLFPRPYVPASMLPTMPGMQPQQQTRAAAKAVLAQTQRQLPCTKEGDRAAVGHKKGEVLLHNSKERPPRIRDRHAQNPRKPMAGWHISNPTEHDITESLAAFSTTKSDELDVIRDVLMVLPKAPRSILDNNHQNLGGGDPGGDGTNTSTLIHTQRGSTGSIASEVTTHDISIELARFGFIRSFQLKTIWEKDPLILYDAAIVCAAKAIRVKVDMMKMITSILQNHPGPVKYFRIDSSQIENGRDQLEEWFNLLRKKEVEEVVIVNCSWPHQMIDFPINELDCESLTRIRLCFFRISGTVLKYCENLSAIDLSCCTISSQDLYALVDQAKNLKELDIGHFEGDAIRISSDSLEILIIWSCTVQSVSVQNAMKLRKILVAARPKKTSCYVKVFICDAHELTDVWLNVSTQSVTMNNISMIMDIAPLQSLRRLVLNISLLVQKERLTLLNLMKSCTRLKELTLWRNDTPLDDEVVDAIADDWPVELKDLSCLKLHLEVFNIKNFKGGDFEIIIATAVLENALCLQRLTLEADVGFHDDVFDRAKTDLQKTVQASVNAVVNYITGRSDCGNFFFEEV
- the LOC117865894 gene encoding uncharacterized protein isoform X2 gives rise to the protein MPGLILDLDPEATARPLARSASSTAPAASKQPPPRAPRSAGWQPTIDEDPGELAAANRASPSPCAAPAPRALARPTPTASTLHRVTGGAPLPPPTTPRSDGRQLPHQEVTEDATKQAAPSPCPAPSSRLPFGFACPRQYATTPTYYAPVAPALLYASRASLLFPRPYVPASMLPTMPGMQPQQQTRAAAKAVLAQTQRQLPCTKEGDRAAVGHKKGEVLLHNSKERPPRIRDRHAQNPRKPMAGWHISNPTEHDITESLAAFSTTKSDELDVIRDVLMVLPKAPRSILDNNHQNLGGGDPGGDGTNTSTLIHTQRGSTGSIASEVTTHDISIELARFGFIRSFQLKTIWEKDPLILYDAAIVCAAKAIRVKVDMMKMITSILQNHPGPVKYFRIDSSQIENGRDQLEEWFNLLRKKEVEEVVIVNCSWPHQMIDFPINELDCESLTRIRLCFFRISGTVLKYCENLSAIDLSCCTISSQDLYALVDQAKNLKELDIGHFEGDAIRISSDSLEILIIWSCTVQSVSVQNAMKLRKILVAARPKKTSCYVKVFICDAHELTDVWLNVSTQSVTMNNISMIMDIAPLQSLRRLVLNISLLVQKERLTLLNLMKSCTRLKELTLWRNDTPLDDEVVDAIADDWPVELKDLSCLKLHLEVFNIKNFKDLQKTVQASVNAVVNYITGRSDCGNFFFEEV